The proteins below are encoded in one region of Aspergillus nidulans FGSC A4 chromosome III:
- a CDS encoding RINT-1 family protein (transcript_id=CADANIAT00005521) — MSRPPTLTGSNASDEAAKRFEASIKKLRRLELSQSYVALLKDAEELSKEALRNIKSEARLAIASYTQLRNIVESLDKAQPAAEGASPHLVDYVGQMASRLREQMKMEFTNRLRSTLEQMNWPSKELNFPENLRNQWADNVELLLDLQIPELETHDSASQKIVQPPVLFALEAMVHPLELRFKYHFSGDKPTNRLDKPEYFLAHTTDLINNFGAFFTSYLQPIFNQKSKTVGDQLAWHFLSASDAYITAILPMVRHKITTYLPQISAHPQLLSHFVHELMDYDNGIRETWNYLPYPYSQEDWRGLTWEVLSKEGWFDRWLQVEKDFALARYEEIVDTPDSGHLDYDGVEPTATKPTRAAIRVNDLLETITERYQPLSSFSQKLRFLIDIQITLFDRFHERLHSALEAYLAMTSTIGRTVQGADGQASVEGIAGLERLCRVFGSAEYLEKKMDDWSNEVFFVELWSELQERIKQNKHSGKNVAGTMSVADVASRTSSAINNTSGEISQDETPEGALFDETASAYRRLRQRSESIIISTLVSNVRSALKSYSRASNWSTISGHSVPATGHLPPSADLAQTMRALSTSITFLSRALGVAPLRRIVRQVLLSIQTYIWSNVLLRNTFSASGAAQLASDMDHLYSVVDAALGHAVQAGGSKFILQKLNEGLLILNLEAQTPVAEGEDKAPAESAAEKGLGLWEVEKRLFKDNESARETLAELGVETLTESEARSILEKRVEIGS; from the exons ATGTCGAGACCACCC ACCTTGACAGGATCCAACGCTAGCGACGAGGCGGCGAAGCGCTTTGAGGCCAGTATCAAGAAACTTCGAAGGCTCGAGTTATCACAGAGTTATGTCGCGTTGCTGAAAGATGCTGAGGAATTGAG TAAGGAAGCGCTGCGGAATATCAAGTCTGAGGCTCGATTAGCAATCGCATCGTATACTCAGCTGCGGAACATCGTGGAATCATTGGATAAGGCCcagccagctgcagagggCGCAAGTCCACATCTGGTTGACTACGTAGGGCAAATGGCGTCCAGGCTAAGAGAACAGATGAAAATGGAATTCACAAATCGGCTCCGGTCTACTTTGGAGCAGATGAATTGGCCGTCCAAGGAACTGAACTTCCCGGAAAATCTCAGAAACCAATGGGCGGACAACGTTGAGCTACTTCTTGACCTGCAAATTCC GGAGCTCGAAACCCACGACTCTGCGAGTCAGAAAATTGTTCAACCGCCGGTTTTGTTCGCATTGGAGGCCATGGTACATCCGCTGGAGCTCCGTTTCAAGTACCATTTCAGCGGTGACAAGCCAACAAATCGACTGGACAAG CCTGAGTACTTCCTTGCCCATACAACGGATCTGATAAACAACTTCGGCGCGTTTTTCACTTCATACCTCCAGCCCATCTTCAACCAGAAATCCAAAACCGTGGGTGATCAACTCGCATGGCACTTTCTCAGTGCCTCTGATGCATATATTACCGCTATTTTGCCGATGGTAAGACACAAAATCACGACCTACCTTCCGCAGATTTCCGCGCATCCACAGTTACTCAGTCATTTCGTGCATGAATTGATGGATTATGATAACGGCATTCGTGAGACCTGGAACTACTTACCCTATCCTTATTCGCAAGAAGATTGGAGGGGACTTACGTGGGAGGTATTGTCGAAGGAAGGATGGTTTGACCGATGGCTCCAAGTCGAGAAAGACTTTGCACTAGCCCGGTACGAGGAAATCGTGGATACACCAGATAGTGGCCATCTCGACTACGACGGAGTTGAGCCAACCGCGACCAAGCCAACTAGAGCCGCTATTCGTGTGAACGATCTTTTGGAGACTATCACTGAGCGATACCAACCCTTGTCATCTTTCAGTCAAAAGCTCCGATTTCTTATAGACATTCAGATCACACTATTTGATCGATTCCATGAGCGCCTGCACTCAGCGCTGGAGGCCTACCTTGCCATGACCTCAACAATCGGCCGCACTGTGCAGGGCGCTGATGGACAAGCCAGTGTTGAGGGCATTGCCGGGCTAGAGCGACTCTGCAGAGTCTTTGGAAGCGCAGAATAcctcgagaagaagatggatgACTGGAGCAATGAAGTCTTTTTCGTGGAACTCTGGTCTGAACTGCAAGAACGCATCAAGCAAAACAAACACAGCGGAAAAAATGTTGCTGGGACAATGTCCGTCGCTGACGTAGCATCACGCACATCCTcggccatcaacaacacTTCCGGAGAGATCTCCCAAGACGAGACGCCGGAAGGAGCTCTCTTTGATGAGACCGCGTCCGCATATCGTCGCCTCCGACAACGCTCCGAGTCAATAATCATATCTACGCTTGTATCCAATGTTCGGTCTGCTCTAAAGTCCTACTCTCGTGCATCTAACTGGTCAACAATCTCTGGCCATTCCGTTCCCGCAACAGGCCATCTCCCCCCAAGCGCGGACCTCGCACAGACCATGCGTGCTCTATCCACATCAATCACATTCCTCTCTCGCGCACTTGGTGTCGCCCCGCTCCGTCGCATTGTTCGCCAGGTCCTCCTTTCCATACAGACATATATCTGGTCTAATGTCCTTCTGCGAAACAcattctccgcctccggAGCCGCCCAGTTGGCAAGTGATATGGACCACCTCTATAGCGTTGTCGATGCAGCTCTCGGCCACGCAGTGCAGGCAGGAGGCTCAAAGTTTATCCTTCAGAAATTAAATGAGGGTCTCCTCATTCTGAACCTTGAAGCACAAACTCCCGTGGCCGAAGGTGAAGACAAAGCTCCTGCTGAGTCTGCGGCCGAAAAAGGTTTAGGATTgtgggaggttgagaagagaCTATTCAAGGATAATGAGAGCGCGAGGGAGACGCTAGCGGAGTTGGGTGTTGAGACTTTAACTGAGTCGGAGGCTAGGAGTATTCTGGAGAAACGCGTTGAGATTGGGAGCTGA